A portion of the Vicia villosa cultivar HV-30 ecotype Madison, WI unplaced genomic scaffold, Vvil1.0 ctg.000591F_1_1_3, whole genome shotgun sequence genome contains these proteins:
- the LOC131629689 gene encoding uncharacterized protein LOC131629689, producing the protein MRPQSEKTKGRRPRVVVCDSPQTTVSPRPRTHLDRMSLASTQPLMPLLSSPSFISPPSYPFQQTGGPSYPFKQTGGLSFPPSFPPQVPPGFQQTGGSRTTHPTQVPPSFQQTGGSRTSPTTHIPLGGDDHVEADQDDIEQDEDDVLFDGDNLQGDDNPDEIQIVDGRYYITPVGNNFTPSRTSAKCVSYVIQQMYKDAWTRFGEVPNRDDWFKKFKEKCTWDVLSEKVVKKVFFTRASKRLSDTLRRVRKRWERDGSYPAWMGKDTLDKLLVYWDSPQFKAKSESAKKMRASEKGGHVNAGGSISIYEHMRRMEKRLGRKPLMVELVKETRTKKSGEYVDERTRQALEDYQTLLVEFSVTNPKYTPMDGQPLHPDVDFHICNEVIGGKGPNGCFFGGGSMAGCLRSGDRNLFERVRDGEGSSCPAQLPPQMMETIRQLAVSEARRDSEQRETALKTQLEEQQRQIEAMTKRQAAMEGQQRQIKIMAKRQAEMEEQMRLFMQFHGSGNQMFGGNVGVGGAPANQQDNDEDLNLDDFPDPGDT; encoded by the exons atgcgACCCCAGTCTGAGAAGACTAAAGGTAGACGTCCGAGGGTAGTGGTATGCGACTCACCTCAGACGACAGTATCTCCCCGCCCACGGACTCACCTAGACCGCATGTCTTTGGCCAGCACTCAGCCTCTTATGCCATTACTCTCCTCTCCATCTTTTATTAGCCCACCTAGCTATCCATTCCAGCAGACTGGGGGACCTAGCTATCCATTCAAGCAGACTGGGGGACTTAGCTTTCCTCCTAGCTTTCCACCACAGGTCCCCCCAGGTTTCCAACAGACTGGGGGATCTCGCACCACACATCCGACACaggtgcccccatccttccagcagacagggGGATCACGTACCTCACCTACCACACATATACCTCTAGGCGGGGATGATCATGTGGAGGCAGATCAGGATGATATTGAGCAGGATGAGGATGATGTTTTGTTCGATGGCGATAATCTTCAAGGGGACGATAATCCGGATGAGATTCAAATCGTCGATGGCAGATATTATATTACCCCTGTCGGAAATAA TTTTACTCCGAGTCGGACATCTGCAAAGTGTGTGAGCTATGTGATTCAGCAAATGTATAAAGACGCTTGGACGAGATTTGGAGAAGTTCCAAATAGAGATGACTGGTTTAAAAAATTTAAg GAAAAGTGCACATGGGATGTTTTGAGCGAGAAGGTTGTTAAAAAAGTCTTTTTCACCAGAGCATCAAAAAGACTTTCTGACACCTTACgacgtgttagaaagcgttgggaacgtGATGGTAGTTATCCCGCTTGGATGGGCAAAGACACTCTTGATAAACTTCTGGTCTATTGGGATTCACCTCAATTTAAAGCTAAGTCTGAAAGTGCCAAaaaaatgagggcatctgaaaaaggTGGGCACGTTAATGCTGGTGGAAGTATAAGTATCTACGAACATATGCGACGCATG gaaAAGAGGTTGGGGAGAAAACCACTCATGGTCGAGTTAGTTAAGGAGACTCGGACGAAAAAGTCGGGAGAGTATGTTGATGAGCGTACACGGCAAGCTTTG gaggattatcaaACATTGCTTGTAGAATTTTCGGTCACTAATCCGAAATATACTCCTATGGATGGACAACCGCTTCATCCAGATGTTGATTTTCATATTTGCAATGAAGTTATTGGCGGAAAAGGTCCTAATGgatgtttttttggtggtggaagtATGGCGGGATGCTTGAGAAGTGGTGATAGAAATTTATTTGAAAGAGTTAGAGATGGGGAAGGATCGTCATGCCCAGCTCAATTGCCCCCGCAAATGATGGAAACAATAAGACAATTGGCGGTAAGTGAGGCGAGACGCGATTCAGAGCAACGTGAGACGGCGTTAAAAACCCAATTAGAGGAGCAACAACGACAAATAGAGGCAATGACGAAGAGGCAAGCGGCGATGGAGGGGCAACAAAGACAAATAAAGATAATGGCCAAGAGGCAAGCGGAGATGGAGGAGCAAATGCGGCTATTTATGCAATTTCATGGAAGCGGTAATCAAATGTTTGGTGGAAACGTTGGAGTTGGTGGTGCACCGGCAAATCAACAAGATAATGATGAAGATTTAAACCTTGATGATTTTCCCGATCCAGGAGATACTTAA
- the LOC131629685 gene encoding uncharacterized protein LOC131629685, protein MLELIQTKFRFVPEFTERTEKILKDNMSIKWRQFKYHLKSKGYDGSKKEEEMASYIPDRRVDPSQYRDLVHYWCSEDGQKISGMNKMNRKKYEDIHCMGTKNLPSLIHEMTTKAGGVQPSRAQIYIDTRTRKDGSIVTESAAYVIEELKKHMVEEEGSSHDSQATKDSTSWKNDAYSKVKGPEKRGRVRCLGKLPRHASSSSNADNRVATLENLLGNLVSVLQMRFSEDPQVNEVLRAIAEGGLILCHLLTTI, encoded by the exons ATGCTTGAACTAATTCAG ACTAAATTTCGTTTTGTTCCCGAATTCACTGAGAGAACAGAGAAAATACTAAAGGATAATATGAGTATTAAGTGGAGGCAATTCAAGTATCATTTGAAGTCAAAGGGATATGACGGTagtaagaaagaagaagaaatggcAAGCTACATTCCCGATAGAAGGGTTGATCCTTCTCAGTATCGTGATTTAGTACATTATTGGTGTTCTGAGGACGgacag AAAATCAGTGGCATGAACAAAATGAATCGCAAAAAATATGAGGACATTCATTGCATGGGAACCAAGAATCTTCCAAGCCTAATTCATGAAATG ACAACAAAAGCTGGAGGAGTGCAACCTTCACGGGCACAAATTTACATTGATACTCGAACTAGAAAAGATGGAAGTATTGTGACTGAAAGTGCAGCATATGTGATT GAAGAGTTAAAGAAGCATATGGTAGAGGAGGAAGGCAGCTCACATGATTCTCAAGCCACCAAAGATTCTACAAGCTGGAAGAATGATGCTTATTCAAAGGTTAAAGGACCTGAAAAGAGAGGACGAGTGCGTTGTCTTGGCAAGCTTCCCCGGCATGCCAGTTCTAGCTCCAATGCAGATAATAGAGTTGCAACATTAGAGAATTTGCTTGGAAATTTGGTTTCTGTTCTTCAAATGCGGTTTTCTGAAGATCCACAAGTTAACGAGGTCTTACGAGCTATAGCTGAAGGAGGTTTGATTTTGTGTCACCTATTGACCACAATTTAG